Proteins found in one Aethina tumida isolate Nest 87 chromosome 1, icAetTumi1.1, whole genome shotgun sequence genomic segment:
- the LOC126266010 gene encoding retinal homeobox protein Rx1-like: METERCEATAAITATAGTTTATGTTGTTTATTGLLLYDAKPRHTIDNILGLGLRKEEESAGEGSCNSNDGTDLRFKMSSQTGSGSEDEAAAAASGGGGGGGGGASDCKKKHRRNRTTFTTYQLHELERAFEKSHYPDVYSREELAMKVNLPEVRVQVWFQNRRAKWRRQEKMEAARLGLSEYHAATLSRAGSSLSLPMDPWLSPPLLSALPGFLSHPQTGYPSYLTSPVPSQDSRNGGGGGGGGGGGGVVASPPDIRTTSIQALRLKAKEHVENITKGLQMV, encoded by the exons ATGGAGACGGAACGGTGCGAGGCGACGGCTGCGATTACTGCGACGGCCGGAACGACAACGGCGACGGGCACGACGGGGACGACGACCGCCACCACGGGTTTGTTGCTTTACGACGCGAAACCCAGACACACCATCGACAACATACTGGGCTTGGGACTGAGGAAGGAGGAGGAGAGTGCCG GCGAGGGCAGTTGCAATTCGAACGACGGCACCGACCTGCGGTTCAAGATGTCTTCGCAGACGGGCAGCGGCAGCGAGGAcgaggcggcggcggcggcgtcgggcggcggcggcggcggcggcggcggagcGTCCGACTGCAAGAAGAAGCACCGCCGCAACCGCACCACCTTCACCACGTACCAGCTGCACGAGTTGGAGCGCGCCTTCGAGAAGAGCCACTATCCGGACGTGTACAGTCGCGAGGAGCTCGCCATGAAGGTCAACCTGCCGGAAGTGCGCGTCCAA gTCTGGTTCCAGAACCGGCGCGCCAAATGGCGGCGGCAGGAGAAAATGGAGGCGGCCCGTTTGGGTCTGAGCGAGTACCACGCCGCGACGCTCTCCCGCGCCGGCTCCTCGCTCTCCCTCCCCATGGACCCGTGGCTGTCGCCCCCTCTGCTGTCGGCGCTCCCGGGATTCCTCAGCCATCCGCAGACCGGCTATCCCAGCTACCTGACGTCGCCGGTGCCCTCGCAGGACTCGAGGAACGGCGGcggtggcggcggcggcggtggTGGCGGCGGTGTCGTCGCCAGCCCGCCCGACATCAGAACGACGTCCATCCAGGCGCTGCGACTCAAGGC